A DNA window from Ipomoea triloba cultivar NCNSP0323 chromosome 10, ASM357664v1 contains the following coding sequences:
- the LOC116031846 gene encoding uncharacterized protein At2g34460, chloroplastic isoform X3 has translation MAASGLFFLRPSPFHSFTVNSVSHSLFPSKSRPFLLKASNMEGSEIKVEEEASSSQKKKKIFVAGATGNTGKRIVEQLLTKGFAVKAGVRDVDKAKTSLPGGNSHLQIVKADVTEGATKLADAIGEDSDAVICAAGFRPSWDLLAPWKVDNFGTVNLVDACRKQGVNRFILISSILVNGAAMGQLFNPAYIFLNVFGLTLIAKLQAEQYIRRSGINYTIIRPGGLKNDPPNGNIVMEPEDTLSGGAISRDQVAEVAVEALLHPESHYKVVEIVARTEAPKRSFKELFGSIKPRCNKYAKEFRVCKCQ, from the exons ATGGCAGCTTCTGGTCTCTTCTTCCTCAGACCCTCTCCCTTTCACTCCTTCACTGTTAATTCAGTTTCTCACTCTCTCTTTCCTTCTAAATCCCGCCCCTTTCTTCTCAAAGCTTCAAAT ATGGAAGGAAGTGAAATTAAGGTGGAAGAAGAAGCGAGTAGTAgccaaaagaagaagaagatatttgTAGCAGGTGCCACTGGGAACACCGGCAAGAGGATAGTTGAACAGCTTCTCACAAAGGGGTTTGCTGTTAAGGCAGGCGTTCGCGATGTAGATAAGGCCAAAACAAGCTTACCCGGCGGAAACTCTCATCTTCAAATT GTAAAAGCTGATGTAACAGAGGGAGCTACTAAATTAGCTGATGCCATAGGTGAAGATTCAGATGCAGTGATATGTGCAGCTGGATTTCGGCCTTCATGGGATTTATTGGCTCCATGGAAG GTGGATAACTTTGGCACCGTAAACCTCGTTGATGCATGCAGAAAACAAGGCGTTAATAGGTTTATCCTTATAAGCTCTATCCTAGTCAATGGAGCTGCAATGGGACAGTTGTTTAATCCAGCCTACATATTTCTTAATGTGTTTGGACTGACGTTGATCGCGAAGCTTCAAGCAGAGCAGTACATAAGGAGGTCGGGGATCAATTACACAATCATAAGGCCTGGTGGACTGAAAAATGATCCTCCAAATGGAAACATAGTCATGGAGCCAGAG GATACACTTTCTGGAGGTGCTATATCTAGAGATCAGGTTGCTGAAGTTGCAGTCGAGGCGTTGCTCCATCCAGAATCTCACTACAAAGTGGTGGAGATAGTTGCTAGAACCGAAGCCCCTAAGCGTTCGTTCAAGGAACTTTTTGGTTCTATAAAACCACG ATGCAATAAATATGCTAAGGAATTTAGAGTTTGTAAATGTCAGTAA
- the LOC116031846 gene encoding uncharacterized protein At2g34460, chloroplastic isoform X5: MAASGLFFLRPSPFHSFTVNSVSHSLFPSKSRPFLLKASNMEGSEIKVEEEASSSQKKKKIFVAGATGNTGKRIVEQLLTKGFAVKAGVRDVDKAKTSLPGGNSHLQIVKADVTEGATKLADAIGEDSDAVICAAGFRPSWDLLAPWKVDNFGTVNLVDACRKQGVNRFILISSILVNGAAMGQLFNPAYIFLNVFGLTLIAKLQAEQYIRRSGINYTIIRPGGLKNDPPNGNIVMEPEDTLSGGAISRDQVAEVAVEALLHPESHYKVVEIVARTEAPKRSFKELFGSIKPR; encoded by the exons ATGGCAGCTTCTGGTCTCTTCTTCCTCAGACCCTCTCCCTTTCACTCCTTCACTGTTAATTCAGTTTCTCACTCTCTCTTTCCTTCTAAATCCCGCCCCTTTCTTCTCAAAGCTTCAAAT ATGGAAGGAAGTGAAATTAAGGTGGAAGAAGAAGCGAGTAGTAgccaaaagaagaagaagatatttgTAGCAGGTGCCACTGGGAACACCGGCAAGAGGATAGTTGAACAGCTTCTCACAAAGGGGTTTGCTGTTAAGGCAGGCGTTCGCGATGTAGATAAGGCCAAAACAAGCTTACCCGGCGGAAACTCTCATCTTCAAATT GTAAAAGCTGATGTAACAGAGGGAGCTACTAAATTAGCTGATGCCATAGGTGAAGATTCAGATGCAGTGATATGTGCAGCTGGATTTCGGCCTTCATGGGATTTATTGGCTCCATGGAAG GTGGATAACTTTGGCACCGTAAACCTCGTTGATGCATGCAGAAAACAAGGCGTTAATAGGTTTATCCTTATAAGCTCTATCCTAGTCAATGGAGCTGCAATGGGACAGTTGTTTAATCCAGCCTACATATTTCTTAATGTGTTTGGACTGACGTTGATCGCGAAGCTTCAAGCAGAGCAGTACATAAGGAGGTCGGGGATCAATTACACAATCATAAGGCCTGGTGGACTGAAAAATGATCCTCCAAATGGAAACATAGTCATGGAGCCAGAG GATACACTTTCTGGAGGTGCTATATCTAGAGATCAGGTTGCTGAAGTTGCAGTCGAGGCGTTGCTCCATCCAGAATCTCACTACAAAGTGGTGGAGATAGTTGCTAGAACCGAAGCCCCTAAGCGTTCGTTCAAGGAACTTTTTGGTTCTATAAAACCACGGTAA
- the LOC116031846 gene encoding uncharacterized protein At2g34460, chloroplastic isoform X1: protein MAASGLFFLRPSPFHSFTVNSVSHSLFPSKSRPFLLKASNMEGSEIKVEEEASSSQKKKKIFVAGATGNTGKRIVEQLLTKGFAVKAGVRDVDKAKTSLPGGNSHLQIVKADVTEGATKLADAIGEDSDAVICAAGFRPSWDLLAPWKVDNFGTVNLVDACRKQGVNRFILISSILVNGAAMGQLFNPAYIFLNVFGLTLIAKLQAEQYIRRSGINYTIIRPGGLKNDPPNGNIVMEPEDTLSGGAISRDQVAEVAVEALLHPESHYKVVEIVARTEAPKRSFKELFGSIKPRKKKQQKKRAAEEEEEEAVHLHT, encoded by the exons ATGGCAGCTTCTGGTCTCTTCTTCCTCAGACCCTCTCCCTTTCACTCCTTCACTGTTAATTCAGTTTCTCACTCTCTCTTTCCTTCTAAATCCCGCCCCTTTCTTCTCAAAGCTTCAAAT ATGGAAGGAAGTGAAATTAAGGTGGAAGAAGAAGCGAGTAGTAgccaaaagaagaagaagatatttgTAGCAGGTGCCACTGGGAACACCGGCAAGAGGATAGTTGAACAGCTTCTCACAAAGGGGTTTGCTGTTAAGGCAGGCGTTCGCGATGTAGATAAGGCCAAAACAAGCTTACCCGGCGGAAACTCTCATCTTCAAATT GTAAAAGCTGATGTAACAGAGGGAGCTACTAAATTAGCTGATGCCATAGGTGAAGATTCAGATGCAGTGATATGTGCAGCTGGATTTCGGCCTTCATGGGATTTATTGGCTCCATGGAAG GTGGATAACTTTGGCACCGTAAACCTCGTTGATGCATGCAGAAAACAAGGCGTTAATAGGTTTATCCTTATAAGCTCTATCCTAGTCAATGGAGCTGCAATGGGACAGTTGTTTAATCCAGCCTACATATTTCTTAATGTGTTTGGACTGACGTTGATCGCGAAGCTTCAAGCAGAGCAGTACATAAGGAGGTCGGGGATCAATTACACAATCATAAGGCCTGGTGGACTGAAAAATGATCCTCCAAATGGAAACATAGTCATGGAGCCAGAG GATACACTTTCTGGAGGTGCTATATCTAGAGATCAGGTTGCTGAAGTTGCAGTCGAGGCGTTGCTCCATCCAGAATCTCACTACAAAGTGGTGGAGATAGTTGCTAGAACCGAAGCCCCTAAGCGTTCGTTCAAGGAACTTTTTGGTTCTATAAAACCACG TAAGAAAAAACAGCAAAAGAAAAGagcagcagaagaagaagaagaagaagctgttCACTTGCATACTTAA
- the LOC116031846 gene encoding uncharacterized protein At2g34460, chloroplastic isoform X2, translating to MAASGLFFLRPSPFHSFTVNSVSHSLFPSKSRPFLLKASNMEGSEIKVEEEASSSQKKKKIFVAGATGNTGKRIVEQLLTKGFAVKAGVRDVDKAKTSLPGGNSHLQIVKADVTEGATKLADAIGEDSDAVICAAGFRPSWDLLAPWKVDNFGTVNLVDACRKQGVNRFILISSILVNGAAMGQLFNPAYIFLNVFGLTLIAKLQAEQYIRRSGINYTIIRPGGLKNDPPNGNIVMEPEDTLSGGAISRDQVAEVAVEALLHPESHYKVVEIVARTEAPKRSFKELFGSIKPRFCRCNKYAKEFRVCKCQ from the exons ATGGCAGCTTCTGGTCTCTTCTTCCTCAGACCCTCTCCCTTTCACTCCTTCACTGTTAATTCAGTTTCTCACTCTCTCTTTCCTTCTAAATCCCGCCCCTTTCTTCTCAAAGCTTCAAAT ATGGAAGGAAGTGAAATTAAGGTGGAAGAAGAAGCGAGTAGTAgccaaaagaagaagaagatatttgTAGCAGGTGCCACTGGGAACACCGGCAAGAGGATAGTTGAACAGCTTCTCACAAAGGGGTTTGCTGTTAAGGCAGGCGTTCGCGATGTAGATAAGGCCAAAACAAGCTTACCCGGCGGAAACTCTCATCTTCAAATT GTAAAAGCTGATGTAACAGAGGGAGCTACTAAATTAGCTGATGCCATAGGTGAAGATTCAGATGCAGTGATATGTGCAGCTGGATTTCGGCCTTCATGGGATTTATTGGCTCCATGGAAG GTGGATAACTTTGGCACCGTAAACCTCGTTGATGCATGCAGAAAACAAGGCGTTAATAGGTTTATCCTTATAAGCTCTATCCTAGTCAATGGAGCTGCAATGGGACAGTTGTTTAATCCAGCCTACATATTTCTTAATGTGTTTGGACTGACGTTGATCGCGAAGCTTCAAGCAGAGCAGTACATAAGGAGGTCGGGGATCAATTACACAATCATAAGGCCTGGTGGACTGAAAAATGATCCTCCAAATGGAAACATAGTCATGGAGCCAGAG GATACACTTTCTGGAGGTGCTATATCTAGAGATCAGGTTGCTGAAGTTGCAGTCGAGGCGTTGCTCCATCCAGAATCTCACTACAAAGTGGTGGAGATAGTTGCTAGAACCGAAGCCCCTAAGCGTTCGTTCAAGGAACTTTTTGGTTCTATAAAACCACG CTTTTGTAGATGCAATAAATATGCTAAGGAATTTAGAGTTTGTAAATGTCAGTAA
- the LOC116031846 gene encoding uncharacterized protein At2g34460, chloroplastic isoform X4: MAASGLFFLRPSPFHSFTVNSVSHSLFPSKSRPFLLKASNMEGSEIKVEEEASSSQKKKKIFVAGATGNTGKRIVEQLLTKGFAVKAGVRDVDKAKTSLPGGNSHLQIVKADVTEGATKLADAIGEDSDAVICAAGFRPSWDLLAPWKVDNFGTVNLVDACRKQGVNRFILISSILVNGAAMGQLFNPAYIFLNVFGLTLIAKLQAEQYIRRSGINYTIIRPGGLKNDPPNGNIVMEPEDTLSGGAISRDQVAEVAVEALLHPESHYKVVEIVARTEAPKRSFKELFGSIKPRYLIL; this comes from the exons ATGGCAGCTTCTGGTCTCTTCTTCCTCAGACCCTCTCCCTTTCACTCCTTCACTGTTAATTCAGTTTCTCACTCTCTCTTTCCTTCTAAATCCCGCCCCTTTCTTCTCAAAGCTTCAAAT ATGGAAGGAAGTGAAATTAAGGTGGAAGAAGAAGCGAGTAGTAgccaaaagaagaagaagatatttgTAGCAGGTGCCACTGGGAACACCGGCAAGAGGATAGTTGAACAGCTTCTCACAAAGGGGTTTGCTGTTAAGGCAGGCGTTCGCGATGTAGATAAGGCCAAAACAAGCTTACCCGGCGGAAACTCTCATCTTCAAATT GTAAAAGCTGATGTAACAGAGGGAGCTACTAAATTAGCTGATGCCATAGGTGAAGATTCAGATGCAGTGATATGTGCAGCTGGATTTCGGCCTTCATGGGATTTATTGGCTCCATGGAAG GTGGATAACTTTGGCACCGTAAACCTCGTTGATGCATGCAGAAAACAAGGCGTTAATAGGTTTATCCTTATAAGCTCTATCCTAGTCAATGGAGCTGCAATGGGACAGTTGTTTAATCCAGCCTACATATTTCTTAATGTGTTTGGACTGACGTTGATCGCGAAGCTTCAAGCAGAGCAGTACATAAGGAGGTCGGGGATCAATTACACAATCATAAGGCCTGGTGGACTGAAAAATGATCCTCCAAATGGAAACATAGTCATGGAGCCAGAG GATACACTTTCTGGAGGTGCTATATCTAGAGATCAGGTTGCTGAAGTTGCAGTCGAGGCGTTGCTCCATCCAGAATCTCACTACAAAGTGGTGGAGATAGTTGCTAGAACCGAAGCCCCTAAGCGTTCGTTCAAGGAACTTTTTGGTTCTATAAAACCACG CTACTTAATCCTCTGA
- the LOC116032348 gene encoding BON1-associated protein 2-like, with translation MSESSHFRRRMPPAQEQLREIEVLLYSANDLKNVKHLSKMRTYAEAYVERSVDAARTRVDEQGGANPVWNQVVKLKFRQGVAENDVMAALNVDIYAHGHVREKPVGSARVLLSDVLKGGGDAADETPLGNPIQFLTVRVWRPSGRPHGLLNLWVPPTGRFLVSFKSLSFSLRGRDGTEEEVVVVGDEAAPISGGVIKDA, from the coding sequence ATGAGCGAGTCATCACATTTCCGGCGGCGGATGCCGCCGGCGCAAGAGCAGCTGAGGGAGATCGAAGTTCTTTTATACTCCGCCAACGACCTGAAGAACGTGAAGCACTTGAGCAAGATGAGGACCTACGCGGAGGCTTACGTGGAGAGGAGCGTGGACGCGGCAAGGACCCGCGTGGACGAGCAGGGCGGGGCGAACCCGGTGTGGAACCAAGTGGTGAAGCTCAAGTTCCGCCAAGGGGTGGCGGAGAATGACGTCATGGCGGCTCTGAACGTGGACATATACGCGCACGGGCACGTGAGGGAGAAGCCCGTGGGGAGTGCTAGGGTGTTGCTCAGTGACGTGCTTAAGGGGGGCGGCGACGCGGCGGATGAGACGCCGTTAGGTAATCCTATCCAGTTCTTGACGGTGCGAGTTTGGAGGCCCTCCGGTAGGCCCCACGGGTTGCTTAACCTGTGGGTCCCGCCCACCGGGAGGTTCTTGGTTTCGTTTAAGTCATTGTCGTTTAGCTTAAGGGGGAGAGATGGTACGGAggaggaggtggtggtggtCGGAGATGAGGCCGCGCCAATTAGTGGTGGGGTCATAAAGGATGCTTAG
- the LOC116032349 gene encoding receptor-like protein 15: MWKFSLWVVVLVMLVKSWQSSGCWEEERIALLHVKTEIKYTYGKSLDSWIDDKRSNCCEWAKVTCSNITRRVIELSLGSTRDKRVGYWYIDASVFLPFKHLKSLDLSGNNLGGVVESGGFDKLSKLSDLEVLDVSFNNLNRSIFSSLSHLSSLKILYLLVNPLDSPLNHLGRGKLSGLSNLELLNIRSTDMEDDSILSALNLSDFISLKELDISYNNFQSFGPVYGQGGPKKLENLNLYYNSFGSSIFKSLKWLPSLKILNLGSNNFDGPLHIEDINALNNLEDLDLSENAIERFDTSTSLSGKIRNNSHLQVLHLNTISSNMTSLLQSLVAFPSIKTLELENNNLTSIDTIHALRNLSNLEELFLDDALLHKDFLQSIGSMSRLIVLSLPRCQLGTTLPNKGWCELKNLQELGFSANQFEGKLPPCLGNLTSLRLVDLSLNKLTGNIASSPLPTLMSLEYLSISSNFFEIPDSFKSFGNHSKLKFLFADGNKAIVETELHGDLVPKFQLHLFTMSNCIGLQKFPRFLHYQHDLRILRLSGNNIEGEVPSWLLQNNTKLQGFYFEGNAFKGILKFSSQRNHDLQTLDVSNNKLSGEIPNNISSTFPNIVALNFSYNLFEGQIPYMGKLNYLTNLDLSNNFLTGKIPKELLISCPSLASLKLSDNKLEGEIVQEFACLPSLYLLYLDGNNFTGPIPYSLSNIPLQFLDISDNNFFGKIPRWLGLVTSLEELSLSKNHLEGHIPIEFCNLDSIYLLDLSENNLTGAIPSCLNPSSIKHVLLSKNRLAGQLSPALLNNTSLVVYDLSHNNFVGTIPEWIGSISGLSILLLKGNQFEGMIPIEVCQLIRLSILDLSDNHLSGHIPHCLSEMNLEVTNEKSTASHYTGDIDFALTTYMFNIMDTNSYHVSFGWENGVGLDPSEDDTPTRVEFRTKGNVYYYEGNILNYMSGIDLSNNRFIGEIPLELGGLINIHALNLSLNDLIGTIPETFSMLRNIESLDLSHNKLNGTIPNKLLDLTSLEVFSVAYNNLSGAVPEAKAQFATFDKSSYEGNPFLCGPPLEVHCSSPKAPSLLPTLNNDFDQQGAGWMDMEDFYISFSISYLTFLLGLVAVLCINPQWRYSWFYAIEVLFESFLYCLCKN, translated from the exons ATGTGGAAGTTTTCACTATGGGTTGTGGTTTTGGTGATGTTAGTGAAGAGTTGGCAGTCTTCGGGGTGTTGGGAGGAAGAGAGGATAGCATTGTTGCATGTGAAAACTGAAATAAAGTATACATACGGAAAGTCTTTGGATTCGTGGATTGACGATAAAAGAAGCAACTGTTGTGAATGGGCAAAGGTGACGTGCAGTAATATTACAAGGAGAGTGATTGAGCTCTCTCTCGGTTCAACGAGGGATAAAAGAGTTGGGTATTGGTATATAGATGCCTCTGTATTTCTTCCATTCAAACACCTCAAGTCTCTTGATTTATCAGGAAATAATTTGGGTGGTGTGGTTGAGAGTGGAG GTTTTGATAAGTTATCAAAACTAAGTGATCTGGAAGTTCTTGATGTGAGTTTTAATAACTTGAATCGTAGCATTTTTTCATCTCTCAGTCACCTTTCATCTCTCAAGATTCTCTATCTCCTGGTCAATCCTTTGGACTCGCCTCTTAATCATCTTG GTCGTGGAAAGCTTTCGGGATTAAGTAATCTGGAACTCCTCAACATTAGATCAACTGACATGGAGGATGATAGTATCTTATCAGCTTTGA ATTTAAGTGACTTCATCAGTCTTAAGGAACTAGACATAAGCTACAACAATTTCCAGAGCTTTGGACCAGTTTATG GCCAAGGAGGACCAAAAAAATTGGAGAATTTGAACTTATACTACAATAGCTTTGGTAGCAGCATATTCAAGTCACTTAAATGGCTTCCTTCACTCAAGATTCTGAATTTGGGTAGTAATAATTTCGACGGACCGTTACACATAGAAG ATATAAATGCATTGAACAATCTGGAAGACTTAGATTTGAGTGAAAATGCTATTGAGCGATTTGATACCTCTACAAGCCTCTCAG GCAAGATCAGAAATAACAGCCATCTCCAAGTGTTGCACTTAAATACCATTAGTTCTAATATGACTTCTCTACTACAATCTTTGGTAGCATTTCCATCCATCAAGACCCTTGAGTTAGAAAACAATAACCTTACAAGCATAGACACAATTCATG CCTTGAGGAATCTAAGCAACTTGGAAGAGTTGTTTTTAGATGACGCTTTGTTGCATAAGGACTTCCTTCAAAGCATTGGATCAATGAGCAGACTAATTGTCTTATCCTTGCCTCGATGTCAACTAGGAACAACTTTGCCTAATAAAg GTTGGTGTGAACTCAAGAACCTTCAAGAGCTCGGATTTAGTGCAAATCAGTTTGAGGGAAAACTTCCACCATGTTTAGGAAACTTAACATCTCTTCGTTTGGTTGATCTCTCTCTAAATAAGCTTACGGGGAACATTGCTTCATCTCCACTTCCAACACTCATGTCACTTGAGTATCTTTCTATTTCGAGTAACTTCTTTGAAATTCCCGACTCGTTCAAGTCttttggtaatcattccaagcTTAAGTTCCTTTTTGCTGATGGAAATAAAGCAATAGTAGAAACTGAGTTACATGGAGATTTAGTCCCTAAGTTCCAACTACATCTCTTTACCATGTCAAATTGCATTGGCCTTCAAAAATTTCCAAGATTTCTTCACTACCAACATGATTTGAGGATTCTTAGGTTGTCGGGGAACAATATTGAGGGCGAAGTTCCTAGTTGGTTGCTACAGAACAATACAAAACttcaaggattttattttgaaGGCAATGCTTTCAAAGGAATCCTTAAGTTTTCATCACAACGTAACCATGATCTGCAGACGTTGGATGTATCAAACAACAAGTTGAGCGGAGAAATTCCCAACAACATAAGTTCAACATTTCCAAATATTGTGGCATTGAACTTTTCCTACAACTTGTTTGAGGGTCAAATACCTTATATGGGAAAATTGAACTATTTAACCAATCTAGACTTGTCAAACAATTTCTTAACAGGGAAAATTCCAAAAGAACTGCTGATAAGTTGCCCATCATTGGCATCTCTCAAGTTGTCAGACAATAAGTTGGAAGGAGAAATAGTCCAAGAATTTGCTTGCCTACCTTCACTCTATCTCCTATATCTTGATGGTAACAATTTCACAGGCCCTATACCATATAGTCTTTCTAATATCCCCTTGCAATTTTTAGATATTAGTGACAataacttttttggaaaaattccAAGATGGTTGGGTCTTGTGACAAGTCTAGAAGAACTCTCTTTATCCAAGAATCATCTCGAAGGTCATATCCCTATAGAGTTTTGTAACCTCGATAGCATCTATCTTTTAGACTTGTCGGAGAACAACTTAACTGGCGCAATTCCATCTTGCCTCAACCCATCTTCCATAAAGCATGTTCTACTCAGCAAAAATCGCCTAGCCGGTCAACTTAGCCCTGCACTTTTAAATAACACTTCCTTGGTGGTATATGATCTTAGTCATAACAATTTTGTTGGAACAATTCCAGAATGGATAGGTAGCATCTCAGGGTTGAGCATTCTTCTCCTTAAAGGAAATCAATTTGAAGGCATGATTCCAATTGAGGTCTGTCAACTTATCAGACTAAGTATACTAGATTTATCAGATAATCACCTATCTGGTCATATTCCCCATTGCTTGTCTGAGATGAATCTAGAGGTGACTAATGAGAAATCCACTGCAAGTCATTACACTGGTGATATTGATTTTGCTTTGACAACTTACATGTTCAACATCATGGATACAAATTCATACCATGTAAGTTTTGGGTGGGAAAATGGTGTCGGGCTTGATCCCTCAGAAGATGACACGCCTACAAGGGTGGAATTTAGAACAAAGGGAAATGTATACTACTATGAAGGCAACATCCTCAATTATATGTCTGGGATCGATCTCTCCAATAATAGATTCATTGGTGAAATTCCGCTCGAGTTGGGAGGCCTGAtaaatatacatgcattaaaCTTGTCCCTCAACGATCTTATTGGCACAATACCAGAAACATTCTCAATGTTACGCAATATCGAGAGTCTGGATCTGTCCCACAACAAGTTGAATGGGACAATTCCGAACAAACTACTCGATCTTACCTCGTTGGAAGTCTTCAGTGTTGCGTACAACAATTTATCAGGTGCAGTACCAGAAGCGAAAGCTCAATTCGCAACGTTTGATAAAAGTAGCTACGAGGGAAACCCTTTTCTCTGTGGACCTCCACTAGAGGTTCATTGTAGTAGTCCTAAGGCACCATCTCTTTTGCCAACTCTCAACAATGACTTTGATCAACAAGGTGCAGGTTGGATGGATATGGAGGATTTCTATATTAGCTTTTCAATATCTTATCTTACATTCTTGTTAGGATTAGTGGCAGTGCTATGTATAAATCCTCAGTGGAGATACTCATGGTTTTATGCCATTGAAGTTCTCTTTGAATCCTTTCTCTACTGTCTATGCAAAAATTGA